The Terriglobales bacterium genome includes the window AGCGCATCCAGCTCTTCAGCGCGCTCTCCATCGAGGAGTGCGGCCAGGTGGTGAAGCGCATGAAGCGCCGCGACTTCCCCCCCAACCAGGTCATCGTGCGCGAGGGCGCCCCCGGCAATTCCATGTTCTTCATCACCGCCGGCAAGGTGGAAGTGCGCAAAAAGGACCCCAACACCGGCATCGATTTCCTGCTCACCGAGATGAATCCCGGGCAGAACTTCGGCGAGATGTCGCTGCTGACCGGCAAGCCGCGCACCGCCACCGTCACCGCCCTGCAGCCCACCACCTGCGCCGTGCTGGAGCAGAAAGACTTCCAGGAACTGCTGCTGCAGTTTCCCAAGATCGGGCTGGCGCTCACCACCATCCTGGCCGAGCGGCTGGAGAACGCCTCGCAGCAGGTGGGCATCGAGTTCATCAGCCTGGCCAAGATGAACTTCGACGCGCGCGTGCTCACCCTCCTCCCCGAGGCCATGATGCTGCAACACCGCGTCATCCCCGTGGCCTTCGCCAACAATCGCCTCACCCTGGCCATGGTCAACCCCAACAATATTGTCGCGCTCGACGATGTGCGCCGCATCATCAAAGGAGTACTCGTGGAGCCCGTGGTGATCACGGAGGAAGACTTCAAGCGCTTCCTGGGCACTACCTACCGCGAGCTCATGAAGAAGGACGAGAAGAAGACCACCACCACGCTGGAGGTCTCCTCCAAGTCCCCGGAAGCGGTGATGGACCTGCTGCAGAGCGAGATTATCCGCGACCTGCAGATGACCGAAGACCTGGCCCTCAGCGAGAGCAAGGCCGACCTGATGTCCGCCTCCGAAGACGCTCCCATCATCCGCCTGGGCAACTCCATCCTGGGGCTGGCCATCAAGAAGGGCGCCAGCGACATTCACATCGAGCCCATGGAGAAGGACGTCCAGATCCGCTACCGCATCGACGGCGTGCTGCAGACCGTGCAGAACCTCCCCAAGAAGGTGCAGCTCGGCCTCATCTCCCGCCTCAAGATCCTCTCCAAGCTCGACATCAGCGAGAAGCGCCTGCCCCAGGACGGCCGCATCTCCGTCAACATGGAGGGCAAGCCCATCGA containing:
- a CDS encoding ATPase, T2SS/T4P/T4SS family yields the protein MATPSSPNPGAGSAAAAPTSAPAGQGPAHFLQRIQLFSALSIEECGQVVKRMKRRDFPPNQVIVREGAPGNSMFFITAGKVEVRKKDPNTGIDFLLTEMNPGQNFGEMSLLTGKPRTATVTALQPTTCAVLEQKDFQELLLQFPKIGLALTTILAERLENASQQVGIEFISLAKMNFDARVLTLLPEAMMLQHRVIPVAFANNRLTLAMVNPNNIVALDDVRRIIKGVLVEPVVITEEDFKRFLGTTYRELMKKDEKKTTTTLEVSSKSPEAVMDLLQSEIIRDLQMTEDLALSESKADLMSASEDAPIIRLGNSILGLAIKKGASDIHIEPMEKDVQIRYRIDGVLQTVQNLPKKVQLGLISRLKILSKLDISEKRLPQDGRISVNMEGKPIDFRVSTVPGKWGEKICMRILDKSNTMLGLDKVIAHEPTLKLIRELINQPYGIMYVTGPTGSGKTTTLYSALAEINDPGINISTAEDPIEYDLAGVIQIQANKDIGLDFARILRAFLRQDPDVILVGETRDKETAHIAVEAALTGHLVFTTLH